One region of Spirochaetota bacterium genomic DNA includes:
- a CDS encoding aldehyde ferredoxin oxidoreductase N-terminal domain-containing protein yields MTYLKGYAGSILKVNLSTGLNERVPTEDYADLYLGGRGIAVKIYWDESPPHVEAFDPESRLIFATGPVTAVTGFAGSRWQVCGKSPIHNQFSFCNLGGAWGAQLKHAGFDALVLHGRADKPVYLWINGDDIELRDATHLMGKGAITCREELKEKHGSSVRVVAIGPAGENGVTFSTFLADSDSSGSSGLASVMGSKNLKAIAVRGENKIHVANRQKIRDIKEKILVMIGGPVKEVLPLSPMIPIDRLKKNICYGCMGACIRATFPGEDGKRGKFMCQSSIFYEIRAFRYYGEYNEVPYLANKLCDDYGLDTHGVETMIMWLSRCYKSGLLTDEQTGIPISKIGSREFIETLIRKISHREDFGDVLAQGTHKAASTLGEEGEKLITDYITKTGYNPVYGARMYLTTGIFYATEPRLPIQLLHEVSTLAVRWAIQAQASTSQSPLGEFSMLDSLRNIGISSDAIRGIGKRFWGSEVAADFSTYEGKAMAGVRIQDRQYAKESLILCDFTWPILYSAVSDDHVGDPTLESQLYTAVTGQEIDENGLYKIGERIYNLQRAVHNREGRKGREYDTLEEFNFIDPLKGDFGNPECLVPGKDGEPFSRRGMVVDREAFKKMMDEYYDIRGWDVSTGLQTKAKLNELNMKDVAQTLESEGLLA; encoded by the coding sequence ATGACTTACTTGAAAGGATATGCTGGAAGTATTCTAAAGGTAAATCTTTCGACAGGTTTAAATGAAAGAGTCCCTACAGAAGACTATGCTGATCTTTACTTAGGGGGAAGGGGTATCGCTGTCAAGATATATTGGGATGAATCCCCCCCCCATGTTGAGGCATTTGATCCAGAGAGCAGGCTCATCTTTGCTACTGGCCCTGTGACAGCGGTTACAGGTTTTGCCGGTTCCAGGTGGCAGGTCTGTGGAAAATCACCTATACACAATCAGTTCTCATTCTGCAATCTAGGCGGCGCATGGGGCGCTCAATTGAAGCATGCAGGTTTTGATGCCCTGGTTCTTCACGGCAGGGCGGATAAACCTGTCTATCTTTGGATCAATGGAGATGATATAGAGCTAAGGGATGCAACTCACCTTATGGGCAAGGGCGCAATTACCTGCCGTGAAGAACTAAAGGAAAAACATGGCTCTTCCGTTCGAGTAGTGGCCATTGGCCCTGCTGGCGAGAATGGCGTAACCTTTTCCACCTTCTTAGCGGACAGCGACTCCAGCGGATCGAGCGGATTAGCATCTGTGATGGGTTCTAAAAACCTAAAGGCTATTGCTGTAAGGGGGGAGAACAAGATCCATGTAGCTAATCGCCAAAAGATTCGGGATATAAAGGAAAAGATACTGGTAATGATTGGAGGGCCTGTTAAGGAGGTTTTACCTCTCTCTCCAATGATTCCTATAGATAGGCTAAAAAAAAACATATGCTATGGTTGTATGGGAGCATGCATACGCGCGACCTTTCCTGGTGAGGACGGCAAGAGGGGCAAGTTCATGTGTCAATCTTCTATATTCTATGAAATTCGAGCATTTCGCTATTATGGTGAATACAATGAGGTCCCATATCTGGCAAATAAGCTGTGCGATGATTATGGCCTAGATACCCATGGCGTTGAGACAATGATAATGTGGTTGAGCAGATGCTATAAGTCAGGGCTTTTAACAGATGAACAGACCGGCATTCCCATTTCTAAAATCGGAAGCAGGGAATTTATTGAGACCTTGATAAGAAAGATATCACATCGAGAGGATTTTGGAGATGTGCTTGCCCAAGGCACCCACAAGGCAGCCAGTACTTTAGGTGAAGAGGGAGAGAAGCTCATTACAGATTATATCACAAAAACCGGTTACAATCCTGTCTATGGGGCAAGGATGTACCTTACAACTGGTATATTCTATGCAACTGAGCCCAGGCTTCCGATCCAACTCCTTCATGAAGTAAGCACCTTGGCCGTTAGGTGGGCTATTCAAGCCCAAGCATCAACTTCACAATCTCCCCTTGGAGAATTTTCAATGTTAGACAGCTTGAGAAATATTGGCATCAGCTCTGATGCGATTAGAGGGATTGGCAAAAGGTTTTGGGGAAGCGAGGTAGCTGCTGATTTTTCAACATATGAGGGCAAGGCCATGGCTGGAGTCAGGATTCAGGATCGTCAATATGCAAAGGAGAGTCTCATTCTATGTGATTTCACATGGCCCATCCTATATTCGGCTGTATCTGATGACCATGTGGGCGATCCCACCCTGGAGAGCCAACTCTATACAGCAGTAACGGGTCAGGAGATCGATGAAAATGGACTATACAAAATTGGTGAACGAATCTATAATCTACAAAGAGCGGTTCATAATAGAGAGGGACGCAAGGGAAGAGAGTATGATACACTGGAGGAGTTCAATTTCATTGATCCCCTAAAAGGAGACTTTGGCAATCCAGAATGCCTTGTG
- a CDS encoding cation:proton antiporter yields the protein MNDSLATTFVLLAVLFLLALFIGRLVARLHIPRVTGYLLTGLFVGPSFADLFNIQPILNAYILNRLYTISEIALTLIVFSIAMQFRGELLQRWKRRIIIFSISEIVITCSLVFLCILVASLLYTEHLIEGFTHDISLPLYLSIFLSIFAIATAPAATLMVIREYESEGPVTDAVTTLIGFNNLFTIIAFIIATFLLITPKDNIFDLLSQIINPILIGGILGFIMSIWAQRLELVTEFQLLTLGGNIAVLGLCKLFGYNFLLGSFACGMLFVNFSPQADKVLNSIKQFDYALYVIFFVLAGATLHLEALTHIGVLGFAYIVARIIGKLLGCRLGAKFGKFKNPEQNWSGFAMLAQAGVAIGLCHSLRDMNMPGKEIISTVVLGSVVIFELIGPISIRFGLVRAGEVPLLTLLAKKAPIGSFEGVHQVVNYFRSSIGIPMGHSVDNAKDILVKHIMRTNVNTIHEDTPFDELLHLIAHSRYDRFPILDKEGRFVGVIDYSDIRNVLFDPILTNLIVALDLVKEVQIVTHPNSTIGDVLKIFKKHKNISYLPVVDENETDRLKGIISQNDVLAVFRKF from the coding sequence ATGAATGACTCTTTAGCCACAACATTTGTCTTACTTGCAGTTCTATTTCTATTAGCGCTATTTATCGGCAGACTTGTCGCCAGGCTTCATATTCCTAGGGTTACTGGTTATCTGTTAACCGGTTTATTTGTTGGACCATCATTTGCTGATTTATTCAACATACAACCCATCTTAAATGCATATATATTAAATCGGCTTTATACTATATCGGAAATTGCCTTAACATTGATTGTATTTTCTATTGCTATGCAATTTCGGGGTGAATTGTTACAGCGATGGAAGCGTCGCATCATAATCTTCTCGATATCTGAAATAGTTATCACATGTAGCCTGGTTTTCCTCTGTATCCTTGTTGCTTCACTCCTGTATACTGAACATTTAATCGAAGGATTTACGCATGATATTAGCCTTCCACTTTATCTTAGCATATTCTTGAGCATTTTTGCCATTGCTACAGCGCCTGCGGCAACGCTTATGGTAATTCGTGAATACGAATCTGAGGGACCTGTAACAGATGCAGTAACTACACTTATTGGCTTTAATAATCTCTTCACAATTATAGCATTTATTATCGCTACTTTTTTGTTAATAACCCCTAAAGACAACATATTCGATTTATTATCGCAGATTATAAATCCTATTCTAATTGGTGGGATTTTAGGATTCATCATGAGTATTTGGGCTCAACGACTCGAACTTGTAACAGAATTTCAGTTATTGACACTTGGAGGCAACATAGCTGTTCTTGGTTTATGCAAATTATTTGGATATAATTTCTTACTTGGGAGTTTTGCCTGTGGGATGTTGTTTGTAAACTTCTCTCCACAAGCGGATAAGGTTTTAAACTCTATTAAACAGTTCGATTATGCCCTCTATGTGATTTTCTTTGTATTAGCAGGAGCGACTTTGCACTTGGAGGCATTAACTCATATTGGTGTATTGGGATTTGCTTATATAGTGGCTAGAATTATAGGGAAATTATTAGGATGCCGACTTGGTGCTAAATTTGGCAAATTCAAAAATCCTGAACAGAATTGGTCAGGATTTGCGATGCTAGCCCAGGCAGGAGTAGCTATTGGCTTATGTCACTCATTAAGGGATATGAATATGCCTGGCAAAGAAATAATTAGCACAGTAGTATTGGGTTCGGTTGTAATATTTGAACTCATTGGACCAATAAGCATTCGGTTCGGGCTTGTTCGAGCCGGGGAGGTGCCACTTCTCACATTACTAGCTAAAAAGGCGCCTATTGGTTCTTTTGAGGGAGTACACCAGGTGGTCAACTACTTCAGATCTTCTATCGGAATACCCATGGGGCATAGTGTAGATAACGCCAAGGATATATTAGTGAAGCATATAATGCGAACTAATGTGAATACAATACATGAAGACACTCCTTTTGACGAACTTTTGCATTTAATTGCTCACAGTCGCTATGATCGCTTCCCAATCCTAGATAAAGAGGGACGCTTTGTGGGGGTAATTGATTATAGCGACATTCGTAATGTATTATTCGATCCAATTCTTACAAATTTGATAGTAGCGCTCGATCTGGTTAAAGAGGTTCAAATAGTAACTCATCCAAACAGCACAATAGGTGATGTCCTCAAAATCTTTAAGAAACATAAAAATATAAGTTATCTCCCAGTAGTTGATGAAAATGAGACTGATCGTCTTAAAGGAATCATTAGCCAGAATGACGTACTGGCTGTGTTCCGAAAATTTTAA
- the mazG gene encoding nucleoside triphosphate pyrophosphohydrolase, with protein MELKRNEPLYQLQDIASILRGEKGCAWDKAQTSNTLKPYLIEETYEVIDAIENGDIDNLKEELGDLLYQVYAHAQLASEEKNFNIDDVAKGIINKLIRRHPHVFGNERIDNKKDVIKKWENIKREEKKPEESILNGIPKHLPALLKAYRVQQKVSRIGFDWDRIEDVNIKLEEEIREFREALSQNDPELIYEEIGDIFFTLVNISRFIGINPEEALKKTIQKFIKRFQYIEKETLQSGKKMDEMSLNELDEIWERAKEP; from the coding sequence ATGGAGTTAAAGAGAAATGAACCACTATATCAGTTGCAGGATATCGCCTCAATTTTAAGGGGAGAGAAAGGTTGCGCATGGGATAAAGCTCAGACCTCCAATACCCTGAAACCATACCTCATTGAAGAGACCTATGAGGTTATCGACGCAATTGAAAATGGTGACATAGATAATTTAAAAGAAGAACTTGGCGATCTACTATACCAGGTTTATGCGCATGCACAGTTGGCCAGTGAAGAGAAAAACTTCAATATAGACGATGTTGCCAAGGGCATCATCAATAAACTAATTCGTAGACATCCACATGTATTTGGAAATGAAAGGATTGATAACAAGAAGGATGTTATAAAGAAGTGGGAAAATATTAAAAGAGAAGAAAAAAAACCAGAGGAATCCATCCTCAACGGGATACCCAAACATCTACCAGCCCTTCTAAAGGCCTATCGGGTACAACAAAAGGTCTCCAGAATTGGTTTCGACTGGGACAGGATTGAAGATGTAAACATCAAACTCGAAGAAGAGATCAGAGAATTCAGGGAGGCGCTATCTCAAAATGATCCAGAATTGATTTATGAGGAGATTGGAGACATCTTTTTCACACTTGTCAATATATCTCGTTTTATTGGAATCAATCCGGAAGAGGCGCTTAAAAAGACTATACAAAAATTCATAAAGAGATTTCAATATATTGAAAAAGAGACATTACAGTCTGGGAAAAAGATGGATGAGATGAGCCTTAATGAGTTAGATGAAATCTGGGAAAGAGCAAAAGAACCTTAA
- the acpS gene encoding holo-ACP synthase produces the protein MIYGIGIDIVQINRIKRLIDIYHNRFIQRILSKAEIEQLHDLNQHIYISGRFAAKEAIIKAMGERHDIRYSEIEILNDHKGKPYINNTSIIMEKLSIHIDAGQPIVNISISHERDYAIALVIIEIP, from the coding sequence ATGATTTATGGCATTGGTATTGACATCGTTCAAATTAACAGAATCAAAAGACTTATTGATATCTATCATAATAGATTTATTCAAAGGATATTATCAAAGGCAGAGATAGAACAACTCCATGATCTGAATCAGCATATTTATATTTCTGGAAGATTTGCGGCTAAGGAAGCAATAATTAAAGCCATGGGAGAGAGACATGATATTAGATATAGTGAAATTGAAATCTTAAATGACCATAAAGGTAAACCCTATATTAATAACACAAGCATAATTATGGAAAAGCTATCCATACACATTGATGCAGGGCAACCTATTGTCAACATTAGCATAAGCCATGAAAGGGATTATGCTATTGCCTTAGTCATAATTGAAATACCATAG
- a CDS encoding FecR domain-containing protein, with protein MKRVISFCVLLFIIIGLNCKKKDEFIDISGIINFINGDVKLILEDGKIIKANVGDEIRQGITLKTSGDKSFVDIYFGDNIVKVLGNTVVNIKRLLSNVNADTEEYQFFVEKGGMFSRVKRKLAKGDVYSVMTPTTTAGVRGTDFLVSEEDGQANVACLSGLVSVLNNSLTDTEPVVLEEREETDIIPGQNMVKKQISADRMRMLNILLEIKEMREEIRRKFEKQREEIRKHVVDQREKDKDILDKQREKDRSLVEDQKKRDQGLIKGIQDETEGLRDDVVGDAKGKMDEAKDVDKESAKKRAEDQKEAMKPKIEKFKFNKDQFKGKQKE; from the coding sequence ATGAAACGAGTAATTTCATTTTGTGTTTTACTTTTTATCATTATTGGATTAAACTGTAAGAAGAAAGACGAATTCATTGATATTAGTGGTATTATTAACTTTATCAATGGAGATGTCAAACTAATTCTTGAGGATGGGAAGATAATCAAGGCTAATGTGGGTGATGAGATCAGACAGGGGATAACCCTAAAGACTAGCGGTGATAAATCTTTTGTTGATATATATTTCGGAGATAATATTGTAAAGGTCTTAGGAAATACTGTTGTTAACATTAAGAGGCTTTTATCTAATGTTAATGCTGATACAGAAGAGTATCAATTCTTTGTTGAAAAGGGGGGGATGTTTTCGAGAGTCAAGAGAAAACTTGCAAAAGGGGATGTGTATAGCGTTATGACTCCCACAACCACTGCTGGTGTTAGGGGTACAGATTTTCTGGTTTCTGAAGAGGATGGTCAGGCTAATGTAGCATGTTTATCCGGCCTCGTTTCAGTGTTGAATAATTCATTAACAGATACCGAGCCTGTTGTGTTAGAGGAGAGGGAAGAGACTGATATCATTCCTGGGCAGAATATGGTCAAGAAACAGATTTCAGCGGATAGAATGAGAATGTTGAATATTCTTCTTGAAATAAAGGAGATGAGGGAAGAGATAAGAAGGAAGTTTGAGAAGCAGCGGGAGGAGATCAGGAAGCATGTAGTTGATCAAAGGGAAAAGGACAAGGATATTCTGGATAAACAGAGGGAAAAAGATCGATCCCTTGTGGAGGATCAGAAGAAGAGAGATCAAGGGTTGATTAAGGGGATCCAGGATGAGACAGAGGGATTGAGGGATGATGTGGTGGGAGATGCTAAGGGGAAGATGGATGAGGCAAAGGATGTTGATAAGGAATCAGCAAAGAAAAGGGCTGAAGACCAGAAGGAAGCTATGAAGCCAAAAATTGAGAAGTTTAAGTTTAATAAGGATCAATTTAAGGGAAAGCAGAAAGAATAA
- the tsf gene encoding translation elongation factor Ts translates to MAEITAGKIKELRAATQAGMLDCKKALVECDGDIDKSIEYLRKKGLASAGKKMDRIAKDGIIASYIHNNSRLGVLLELNCETDFVAKNEDFEELARELCMQVAAANPLYVSIDEVPEEDKEREREILREQLKESGKPPEIVEKIVEGKMKKFYSEVCLLNQEYIRDSNQIIEDVIKNKIATYGENISVGRFVRYSIGN, encoded by the coding sequence ATGGCAGAAATAACAGCTGGAAAGATAAAGGAATTGAGGGCGGCGACTCAAGCAGGCATGCTTGATTGTAAGAAGGCATTGGTTGAGTGTGATGGTGATATTGATAAATCAATAGAATATTTAAGGAAAAAGGGTCTTGCCTCAGCCGGGAAAAAGATGGATAGAATAGCAAAGGATGGTATCATTGCTTCATATATACACAACAATTCAAGGCTTGGAGTGCTTTTAGAGTTGAATTGTGAGACTGATTTTGTTGCCAAAAATGAGGATTTTGAGGAATTAGCAAGGGAATTATGTATGCAAGTAGCTGCAGCAAATCCATTATATGTGTCCATTGATGAAGTTCCTGAAGAGGATAAGGAGAGAGAGAGAGAAATTCTACGAGAACAGCTTAAGGAGTCAGGGAAGCCACCTGAAATAGTGGAAAAGATAGTGGAAGGGAAGATGAAAAAATTCTATTCTGAAGTCTGCTTGCTAAATCAGGAATATATAAGGGATTCTAACCAGATAATTGAGGATGTTATTAAAAATAAAATCGCTACATATGGAGAGAATATTTCAGTTGGAAGGTTTGTTCGTTATTCTATAGGGAATTAA
- the pyrH gene encoding UMP kinase: MDNENEKEPPSFKRILIKLSGEALAGQDKVGINTDTIKRIANDVVDVYRLGIEVAIVIGGGNIFRGETGKALGLDRITGDYMGMLATVINSLAFQDVLEKIGLPTRVMTSIEMHTVAEPYIRRRAIRHLEKGRIVLLSGGSGNPLFTTDTAAGLRAIEIEADILMKATRVDGIYDSDPEKVKDAEKIESISYIDVIQRKLKIMDLTAISLCMDNSMPIVVFNLFQKNSIYRIVKGEKIGTMVS; encoded by the coding sequence ATGGATAATGAGAATGAGAAGGAACCACCTTCATTTAAAAGGATTCTGATTAAGTTAAGCGGAGAGGCTTTAGCAGGTCAGGATAAGGTTGGAATTAATACAGATACGATAAAGAGGATAGCTAATGATGTAGTAGACGTCTATAGGCTTGGGATTGAGGTCGCAATTGTTATTGGAGGTGGGAATATATTCAGGGGGGAGACAGGAAAGGCTCTTGGGTTGGATCGAATTACAGGTGATTACATGGGAATGCTCGCAACTGTGATAAATTCATTGGCATTCCAAGATGTTCTTGAAAAGATCGGGCTCCCTACCAGGGTAATGACATCAATAGAAATGCATACGGTTGCTGAACCTTACATTCGTAGGCGAGCGATACGTCATCTTGAAAAGGGTCGAATAGTGCTTCTCTCAGGGGGAAGCGGTAATCCTCTATTTACTACAGATACAGCCGCAGGGCTTCGCGCAATTGAGATAGAAGCCGATATTTTAATGAAGGCTACCAGGGTTGATGGCATATATGATAGTGACCCAGAGAAGGTTAAAGATGCGGAAAAAATTGAATCTATATCGTATATAGATGTAATACAGAGAAAACTAAAGATAATGGATCTTACCGCGATATCGCTTTGTATGGATAATAGTATGCCTATTGTTGTATTTAATCTTTTTCAAAAGAATTCTATTTATAGGATTGTAAAAGGCGAGAAAATTGGAACAATGGTTTCATGA
- the frr gene encoding ribosome recycling factor — translation MIEDIVSDVEERMTKSMQNLEKGFASIRTGRASPSIFDNVKVDVYDTEMPLNQLATISCPESRLVVIQPWDNQNLSTIEKAILKSDLSLNPNNDGNLIRIQIPDLTEERRKEYVKLAKKKAEECRIAIRNIRRDGNEMVKELEKDKEISEDESRTAINRLQKITDKKIEEIQRLTENKEKDILNI, via the coding sequence ATGATTGAGGATATTGTATCTGATGTTGAAGAGAGAATGACTAAGAGTATGCAAAACTTGGAGAAGGGATTTGCCTCCATAAGAACTGGAAGAGCGAGCCCTTCCATTTTTGATAATGTTAAGGTTGATGTGTATGATACTGAGATGCCACTTAATCAGCTTGCTACGATCTCATGCCCTGAGTCAAGATTGGTAGTGATCCAACCCTGGGACAATCAAAATTTGTCTACTATAGAAAAGGCGATACTTAAATCGGATCTCTCTCTAAATCCTAATAATGATGGGAATCTCATAAGAATTCAGATACCCGATTTAACAGAGGAAAGACGAAAAGAGTATGTAAAGCTGGCTAAAAAGAAGGCGGAGGAATGCAGAATCGCAATTAGGAATATCAGAAGAGATGGTAATGAAATGGTGAAGGAACTAGAAAAGGATAAGGAGATTTCAGAGGATGAATCGAGAACAGCTATTAATAGACTTCAGAAGATTACAGATAAAAAAATAGAAGAGATTCAGAGATTAACCGAGAATAAAGAGAAAGATATTTTAAATATCTAA
- the uppS gene encoding polyprenyl diphosphate synthase — protein MKDYKRLIDPNRVAAHVAIIMDGNGRWAEKRSLPRLEGHRRGAEVIDSLMDVAVDLGLQVVTLYTFSTENWLRPKAEVDGLWEITESFIISKKEKIKQNDLRIIFSGIKNGLPASTLRIIEELIEETKNNKKMTINFCVNYGGRQEIVDSVNQWIQHRKLNESLTIDKLNKYLYTSELPDVDLMIRTGGEYRISNFLLWQLAYTEFVFLKVLWPDFKPNHLYKAIYEYQNRDRRFGGL, from the coding sequence ATGAAGGACTATAAAAGGTTAATTGATCCGAATAGAGTTGCAGCACATGTGGCAATCATAATGGATGGCAATGGTAGATGGGCAGAGAAGAGATCGTTACCCAGGTTAGAAGGACATAGGAGGGGGGCAGAAGTAATAGACTCCTTAATGGATGTTGCCGTAGACTTAGGTCTTCAAGTCGTAACTCTTTATACATTTTCCACCGAAAACTGGTTGCGTCCCAAAGCTGAGGTTGATGGCTTATGGGAGATAACTGAGTCCTTTATAATTTCCAAAAAGGAAAAGATAAAGCAAAATGATTTAAGAATTATCTTTTCAGGAATAAAGAATGGACTTCCAGCCTCAACACTCAGAATTATTGAAGAGTTGATCGAGGAGACAAAAAATAATAAAAAGATGACCATTAATTTCTGCGTAAACTATGGTGGGCGCCAAGAGATAGTCGATTCAGTAAATCAATGGATTCAGCACCGCAAACTGAATGAAAGTTTGACAATCGATAAATTGAATAAATATCTCTACACCTCTGAATTGCCAGATGTTGATTTGATGATAAGAACAGGTGGAGAATATAGAATCAGTAATTTTTTGCTATGGCAATTGGCCTATACTGAATTCGTTTTTTTGAAGGTATTATGGCCAGACTTTAAGCCTAATCATCTCTATAAGGCTATTTATGAGTACCAGAATAGGGATAGGAGATTTGGTGGATTGTGA
- a CDS encoding phosphatidate cytidylyltransferase codes for MNDVNRVTITRILSAAIALPVYVFAFISDYLHSIPVLIVSMIISIISLYEFYHMCVRSNDEKPFIFIGLFTGAIVNIVMYYFAYGELYQSINSQVFDARIIFAIIIFLIATILILQLCRRPIKGGIYSLSVTVFGVMYIGFFFSHIILMKALQDGFFYILILNIVVMLNDTGAYFGGILLGKHKTNFAVSPNKTWEGYASGMLISILSMIITNEIFMAFYNKYLFTLIESVVLGIFLSIFGHMGDLVESLIKRDSVRKDSGSIIPGHGGMWDAFDALIFTFPFFYYYIVLKGV; via the coding sequence GTGAATGATGTAAATAGAGTCACAATAACAAGGATATTAAGCGCTGCCATAGCTTTGCCTGTTTATGTTTTTGCCTTTATATCGGACTACCTGCATTCAATTCCTGTATTGATTGTCTCTATGATAATTTCTATTATTTCACTCTATGAATTTTATCATATGTGTGTTAGATCAAATGATGAGAAGCCATTCATTTTTATTGGGTTATTTACTGGCGCAATTGTTAATATTGTGATGTACTATTTTGCATATGGAGAACTCTATCAATCCATAAATAGCCAAGTCTTTGATGCTAGAATTATCTTTGCAATAATTATTTTTCTAATAGCTACTATCCTAATCCTACAGCTCTGTAGGAGACCTATCAAGGGAGGAATATATTCCCTGTCTGTCACTGTCTTTGGAGTAATGTATATTGGATTCTTCTTTTCACATATTATACTAATGAAGGCCCTGCAGGATGGCTTTTTCTATATTTTGATATTGAACATCGTTGTAATGCTTAATGATACAGGTGCCTATTTTGGTGGGATCCTGTTGGGTAAACACAAGACAAATTTTGCAGTGTCTCCTAACAAGACCTGGGAGGGATACGCTTCTGGTATGCTGATTAGCATTTTGTCTATGATAATAACAAATGAAATATTTATGGCTTTTTATAATAAATACCTCTTCACCTTGATCGAGTCTGTAGTGTTAGGTATATTCTTAAGTATATTTGGGCATATGGGCGATCTCGTTGAGTCCTTAATAAAGAGGGATAGCGTCAGAAAGGATTCTGGCTCAATAATACCCGGACATGGCGGAATGTGGGATGCCTTTGATGCCCTTATATTTACGTTTCCATTCTTCTATTATTATATTGTTCTAAAAGGAGTTTAG
- the dxr gene encoding 1-deoxy-D-xylulose-5-phosphate reductoisomerase — MSSNVTILGSTGSVGVSTLRVIKSLGKEFQVYGLSCHRNLDLIKDQIREFDPIAVAVSSDEIIKSEEYIKFKEEFPEVEFFDGEAGVTELASRRVDILVSAIVGAAGLKPTISAIPSVKRVALANKETLVMAGDIISQKVKEYGTELIPVDSEHNAIFFLLEKVKIQDIKRIILTASGGSLRDRSIAELKTVTPEEALAHPTWNMGDKITIDSATMMNKGLEVIEAHHLFDIDYDFIDVVIHPESIIHSMIETIDGAVYAYMSVADMAFPILNALTFPDKRDNDFGGLDLVKIGNLNFQSYDNNRYPALGLCYQAGKTGGTMPSVLNAANEVAVMAFLNEEIPFTDIVKIVEKIMGLHNTIYEPDINEIFEADVWARAEANRIIRGRV, encoded by the coding sequence ATGTCCTCTAACGTTACAATACTTGGTTCAACTGGATCGGTTGGTGTTTCTACATTAAGAGTCATCAAATCCTTAGGCAAAGAATTTCAGGTATATGGTTTAAGCTGTCATCGGAATTTAGATTTGATCAAAGATCAGATACGCGAGTTTGATCCAATAGCTGTTGCTGTTAGCTCAGATGAGATTATAAAATCAGAGGAGTATATAAAATTTAAAGAAGAGTTCCCTGAGGTTGAATTTTTTGATGGAGAGGCTGGAGTAACTGAACTTGCTAGCAGGAGAGTCGATATACTGGTTTCTGCGATTGTTGGAGCCGCTGGTCTTAAACCTACGATATCTGCCATACCGAGTGTTAAAAGGGTTGCCCTTGCTAATAAAGAGACATTAGTTATGGCAGGCGATATCATTTCACAAAAGGTGAAAGAATATGGGACTGAGCTAATCCCAGTAGATAGCGAACACAATGCTATTTTTTTCTTATTAGAAAAAGTTAAAATACAAGACATTAAGAGAATTATTCTAACAGCCTCAGGCGGAAGCTTGAGGGATCGATCAATTGCCGAATTGAAAACTGTTACACCTGAAGAGGCATTAGCTCATCCTACTTGGAATATGGGCGATAAGATAACTATTGATTCGGCCACAATGATGAATAAGGGATTAGAGGTAATTGAGGCTCATCATCTTTTTGATATTGATTATGATTTTATCGATGTGGTAATTCATCCGGAGAGCATAATCCATTCAATGATTGAAACGATTGATGGTGCAGTTTATGCATATATGAGTGTTGCTGATATGGCGTTTCCTATCTTAAATGCGCTTACATTCCCAGATAAAAGAGATAATGATTTTGGGGGTTTGGATTTGGTAAAAATAGGTAATCTTAACTTCCAATCATACGATAATAATAGATATCCAGCATTGGGACTGTGCTATCAAGCAGGGAAAACGGGAGGGACAATGCCTTCTGTTTTGAACGCCGCTAATGAGGTTGCGGTTATGGCATTTCTGAATGAGGAGATACCCTTTACAGATATTGTAAAAATTGTCGAAAAGATTATGGGACTTCATAATACAATATATGAACCAGACATCAATGAGATATTTGAGGCTGATGTATGGGCAAGGGCAGAAGCGAATAGAATAATAAGAGGAAGAGTATGA